The Candidatus Omnitrophota bacterium genome segment AAGATTTATATCCCAGGAGATATTTCTTCAGCAGCTTTTTTTATGGTGTTGGCGGCAATAATTCCGAGGTCTCAAGTTGTTGTTGAGCAGGTGAGCCTTAACCCTAGCCGCAGCGGGATAATTAACATTCTTAAAAGAATGAATGCTAAAATTAAAGTTATGCCGCTTCATAAAAATAAATTACAAGGATCTGAGCCTGTTGGAAATATTATAATAAGTAGCAGCAAGCTGAAGAACATTATAATTGATTCTTTTGAAATTCCCTCTTTAATTGATGAATTGCCAATTCTTATGGTGGCTGCTTGTTTTGCTCAGGGTAAAACTATAATTAAAGGGGTAAGCGAGTTAAGAGTTAAGGAGACAGATCGTATTAATTCTATGGTGAGTAATTTAGGACGTATGGGCGCAGATATTGAAATTAACAAAAATAATTTGGGGGAAAATTTAATCATAAAAGGTAAAGGAAATCTTTGTGGCGCAAACCTTAAGAGTTTCGGAGATCATCGCACTGCCATGAGTATGGTAGTAGCGGCTCTTGCTGCAGAAGGCAGCTCTAAGATCGATGATATCAGTTGTATCAGTAAATCCTTTCCAGGTTTCTTAGGCGCATTGAATAGTTTATTAAAAAATAAGCCTGATTAAATTTGGTAAGTTTTTATTTGACATTGGGTTCAATCTTTGTTAAAATCCTCCTACTGCGTAATTAACACCCCGTGCTTATAAAACATTCGGTTTAAATGGAATTGTATTGATGCCCCCTTTGTGGGGAGGAGATAATATGGGAAGTTTGAGCCAACAGTTAAAAAGAGCAGTTAATTATGTTTTAGGTCTTTTTTCCAATGACATGGGAATTGATTTGGGGACAGCTACAACTTTAGTTTTTGTTAAGGGTGAAGGTGTAGTACTTTGTGAGCCTTCTGTTGTGGCTATTGAACGCGGTACTTCGCATGTCTTAGCTGTAGGTGATGAAGCCAAGCGTATGCTTGGACGTACTCCCGGTAATATTATCGCCATTAGGCCGATGAAAGATGGAGTCATTTCTGATTTTGAAATTACCGAAGCTATGCTTCGGTATTTTATTAAGAAGGTGCATCACCGTAAAGTTTTAGTAAGGCCCAGAATCGTTATTGCAATTCCTTCAGGAATAACTGAGGTAGAAAAACGGGCGGTAAAGGATTCTGCAGAGCGCGCTGGAGCAAGAGAGGTATTTTTGATTGAAGAGCCGATTGCCGCGGCTATTGGCGTAGGGCTGCCTATTCAGGAACCGGTTGGTAATATGATTATCGATATAGGAGGCGGAACTACGGAGCTTGCGGTAATATCATTAGCGGGAACAGTTTTTTCAAAATCTATCCGTATTGGCGGGGATGAGATGAATGAAGCAATAATCGAGTATCTTAAAAAAACATATAATCTTATGATTGGCGAACGATCCGCAGAGGATATCAAAATAAAGATTGGATCAGCTTATCCTTTAGAAGAAGAGATGAGTATGGAGGTAAAGGGAAGAGATTTGGTTGCTGGGCTTCCTAAAACTGTGACCATTACTAGTGAAGAGATACGAGAGTCTCTCCAGGAACCATTGCGTGCGATACTGGAAGTTACAAAAGTTTCGTTAGAGAGGACTCCTCCGGAGTTAGCCGCTGATTTGATTGATCACGGTATTGTCATGGCTGGAGGAGGTTCATTATTAAGAGGGTTAGATAAATTAATTTCTGAAGAGACTGGCCTTCCTGTACATATAACCGATGATCCAATTACTGCCGTTGCCAATGGAACAGGAATCGTGCTTAGCGAAATTCAGTATCTTAAGAAAGTAACCGTATCGGTGAAAACCGAAGTACGTAATTAAATCTTCCTACAAGGAGATACTGGCGTAATTCTTCGCCGTCAGCGAACACTGGCCTAATTCTTTTAAGGGTCAGGTGCTGTTAGCGCCAGGTGTAAAGCCAGCCATTGATTCCCGGTTAAATGTGTTTAAGTTATCCCGCAAAACCCTAATCAGTTTTATTCTTATTGCCTCTTGTTTATTTCTGATTTCCAATACTCTATCTTGTTTTAAAAATTCTATTCAAGGTGTTTTTACCCCTGGGCTTTCTTTTGTTGGTTTACTTAAGCATGAACTTTCCGGTATTATATTTTATCATCGTAATATGATTCAAGCTGAAAATTTAAACGCGCAAGTCGGTGCGTTACGATGGCAATTATCTAATCTGCAGGAACTTAATCAGGAAAATGCCCGCCTGAAGGGGCTGCTTAATTTTAAACAAAAATCTCCTCTGCGCTTGGTTGCCGCCAGGGTAATTGCCCGCTCGCTTGAGGCCTGGTCCTGTAGTGTAATTATTGATAAGGGAAAAAATAATAGAATAAGGCCAGGGATGGCGGTAATTGATCTTCAAGGATTGGTGGGTAGGGTAGTGGAAAGTTTAGATAATGCCAGTAAAGTGTTGTTGATCAATGATTCCAGCCAAGGTATTTCAAGTATTGTGCAGCGTAGTCGTCAAGAAGGGTTAGTTAGCGGGACTCTTGGCTCAAACTTAATTATGCGCTATCTTCCTGAAGATGCGCAGATTACCGTTGGTGACCTGGTTATTACCTCTGATTTAAGCCAAATTTATCCTAAGGGTTTAGTGATCGGCAAAGTGATTAATATAGGCAGCGATTTTTCCGGGCTCAACCGATTCGCGGTAGTTAAGCCTGCAGTGGAACTTGCCAATATTGAAGAGGTATTTGTAATTATTCCATGAAAAAATGGTTTTTTTTATTAGTTATAATTGCACTGGTTTCTTTACAATTAACTTGGCCGGTTTTTTTAAGTTTTTTTAATTGTAAACCGGATTTTCTTTTGGTTTTAGTTGTGGCTTTAGTTTTTTATTTGGATTTTAAGATTGCTTTAGTTTTTGCTCTTTTAACAGGCTTAACTAAGGATGCGTTTTTACCAGGGTTTTTTGCGGTTAATACAATTCTGTTTTGTATATGGAGTTATTTGGTCCATCTTTTGAGCAGGCAAATATCTACCGAAAATGGCTATGTAAGAGTTGCAATAGTGCTGATTGCAGCTTTATTAAATAATATTATCAGCGGCCTGCAAATTATAAACTCCGGTTTAATAATTCCCCCGGCTATATTTTTACGTAACCTCATTATCTCTTCAACTTATACAGCAACAGTATCACCTTTAATTTTTAAGTTTACTAAAAAAATAGTTTCATAATTTCTTAAATATGGGAAGAAAGGGTATTTTAAATTTAATAATTATTTTCTTGTTCGGTGTTTTAATGGTTGGACTCCTGAACCTGGATGTGCTGCAGGGGGCTAAATTCCGTATGTTAAGCGACAACAATTCAATTCGCCTGATACCGCAACCTGGAGCAAGAGGAAATATTTTAGACCGAAATGGCCAGGTTATCGTAGATAATAAGATCTCTTATGATGTAATGATTTTACCGCAGGAACTAGACCATGTTGATTATGTTTTAACCAGGTTAAGCCATATATTGAGCATAGAAGCCGCGCAGTTAAAGGCAGCATTTAAGAAGAATTTTATTTCTTCCAGTGTTCCGGTTACCGTAACTAGTAATATCGATCTTAAAAAAGCAATATTACTCGGAGAGTACAGGGCAGAAGAGCCTAGTATTATTATAACAACCAGGCCTTTGCGACATTATCCGTATGGCGCTTTAGCATCCCATGTTTTGGGTTATGTTAACCAGATTGATCGTTGGCGCCTGACTAAATTGGAAGATTATGGATATAAGACTAAAGATATTGTGGGTTTTGGTGGGGTAGAGGAAAGGTATGATTATTATTTACGGCAGGAGGAAGGAGGCTTATCTGTTGAGGTAAACCACCGAGGTAAAGTCACGCGTGTTTTAGGTTTCCAGTCTCCATCTAATGGTAAGGATATTGAGCTTACAATAGATCTTAAGATTCAGAAAATTGTAGAAGACTGTTTGGATGAAAAAAAGGGGAGTGTAATTTTAATGGATCCTTTGAACGGCCAGATTTTGGCAATGGCCAGCTATCCTAATTTTAATCCAGCTGTTTTTGTAAATAACCGTTCTAGTCTTATTGCCGGATTATTTAACAATCCCGATGCTCCGTTAATTAACCGGGCAATCAGTTCGAGTTATCCTCCTGCATCAATATTTAAAGTAGTTGTATCAAGTGCTGCTCTTGAATTAAAAAAAATAAATACTACTACTAGTTTTTTTTGCCAGGGTTCAACTATGGTTGGAACAAGAAAATTTTCCTGTTGGGAAACGCATGGAGAGCAGAATGTATTCCAGGCTATCGCCCATTCTTGTGACGTATTTTTTTATAAATCCGGGCTACTTTGCGGAGCGCAAAATATTCATGATTATGCTTTGAAACTGGGGTTGGCTAAAATTACAGGGCTTGAGCTTCCATATGAGACAAGTGGTTTTATTCCCTCTCCCTTATGGAGAAAGATAAATAAATTTCAAAGCTGGTTTGATGGGGATACCGCAAACTTTGCAATTGGACAGGGTGATTGTTTGGTTACGCCTTTACAGGTGACCAATATGATGGCGGCCTTTGCCAATGGCGGATTTCTAACAAGTCCTTATATTGTTAAAGCTATAGGAGGATTGGATTTTAGCGCAAAAAAGAAAAAATTAATGCTAGTAAATTTTAAAAAGAGTACTTTTAATATAGTAAACAATGGATTGGCCAGGGTGGTATCTGATGCAAAAGGTACCGGCAATGTTTTATCGACGTTGCCTGTAAGAGTTGCCGGCAAAACCGGCACTGCCCAGGTGCTTCGGAAGACTACTCATGCATGGTTTGCGGGTTATTTCCCGGTTGAAAAACCTAAATTTGTAATCTGTGTTTTTTTAGAAAACGGTGGCCCAGGGTATGCCGCTAGCGTTATTGCTAAACAAATCATTGAGGAGATGAACAATCAAGGGTTAATATGAAGAATTCATTCTTTAGAATTTTAACTTTTGCTCTAATTATTTCTTTGCTGGGAGTCTTGTCTATTTACAGCAGTACTTATCAGAAACAAGGGGTTTGGCAGGATATATACATGCGTCAGTTGCTTTGGTTGGTAATTGGCCTAGTTTGTTTCTTTCTCGTTTGTGGATTCAATTACCGTAAACTATGGGATGCAAACTATCTAATCTATGGGGGAGCTCTATTTTTTCTATTTTTAGTTTTTATCCTTGGTATCATAAGATTAGGGGCGCAGCGTTGGCTTAGGTTCGCCTGGTTTAATTTTCAACCATCGGAGTTTGCAAAATTGGCAATTATAATATTTTTGGCCCGCTATTTTAGCCGTAAATCTGTTGATGATACTTCATTGATGAGCGGAAAGTTTGGTATTTTTCAGGGAATAATCCTACCGTTTATATTTGTAGCAGTCCCAATGTTATTGATTATTGAACAACCGGATTTAGGTAGTGGAATAATGCTAATGCTGGTTTTTGTTTGCTTGCTCTATCTTACCAATGTTCGGTTAAGATATATATTTATCTTTCTAATTTTATTAGTTTTGCCTCTGCCTTTTTTATGGAATTTCTTGCATGATTATCAGAAGCAGAGGTTATTGGTGTTTCTTAACCCAAATATAGATCCACTGGGCGCCGGATATACGATAATTCAATCACGCATAGCCATTGGTTCCGGAGGCTTCTTTGGCCGGGGTTGGTTGAGTGGCACTCAAAGTCAACTATATTTTTTACCCGAATCGCATACGGATTTTATTTTTGCCACTTTTTCTGAACAGTGGGGTTTCTTGGGAAGCCTGTTGCTTATATGCCTGTATTATTTAATTATACGTCAAGGTTTCGTTATCGCTCAGAGGACGCAAGATGCATTTGGAAGGCTGCTTGCTTATGGAATATCTCTTTTATTGGCATTACAGGTGTTTATTAATATCGCTATGAACATGGGGTTGGCTCCTGTAGTCGGTTTGCCCTTACCGTTAATGAGTTACGGTGGCTCAAGTATAGTGGTAACCTTTATTGCTTTAGGTGTTTTGGTAAATATCGATCGAACTAGGAATGTTTTTTAAATAAAGGGGACGGTTCTCTGCGAGAACCGTCCCCAGATTTAAATCGAGAAATTCATTTATGATTGAAGACTTATTAACTAATGTACACCGGCCCGGCCAATATATGGGCCGCGAATGGAATGTATCCAAAAAAGATTTTGATTCTTCTTTTATGAGTTTTGCTTTGGGTTTTCCGGATTTATACGAAGTGGGGATGAGTAATTTAGGCCTGCGCATTATCTATGGTGTTTTAAATAATATAGATGATGTAGTTTGCGAGAGGTTTTTTGCTCCTGAAGCTGATATGGAAGCTTCATTAAGGGCTAGAAGCCAGCGCCTTTTTTCTTTGGAATCAAACCAGGAATTGATTAATTTTGATATGTTTGGGTTTTCTCTTGGTTCAGAGTTAAATTATACTAATGTGTTGAATATTTTAGAGCTTGCCGGGTTGCCGCTGCAATCTTCGTTACGCGATAATCGGTTTCCCTTAGTTATCGGAGGAGGCCCTACTACTCTTAATCCGGAACCCATTGCTGATTTTTTTGATTTATTTATCATCGGTGAAGCAGAGGAAGCTATTCTAGAGCTTCTAACTTCATATCGGAATCTTAGGAAAGATTATAAAAGCGGCCGGCTCTCAAAAGAGAATCTTTTAATTGAGTTTTCTAAAATAGAGGGAGTCTATGCGCCTTCACTGTACTCGGTTGATTACAATGCAGCTGGCCAGCTGGTTGCTTTTTATCCGAAGTTGGCTAATGTGCCCGGAAAAATCAAGAAACGGGTAGTGGCCGACTTCGAATCATCTTATTATCCTTGTAATTGGATTGTACCAAATGTTGCGTTAATACATGACCGGATTACTTTAGAGATTATGCGTGGTTGTCCTAATCGCTGTCGTTTTTGCCAGGCCAGATCTCAATATTATCCCCTGAGAATAAAAAGTAAAGAAAAACTGGTTTCATTAGCTAATCTTGCTTATGCTTCTACTGGCTATGAGGAATTATCTTTAGCTGGTTTATCCGTAAGTGATTACCCTGATTTAGAGAATCTTGTTTCTGATTTAACTAAAACCTTTAAAGAGCAGGGAGTTAATTTATCTCTGCCTTCACTAAAAGCAAAAGCTTTGTTAGGTAATGTGTCTACGTTGATCGCCAAGATTAAAAAAACCGGCCTTACTTTTGCTCCTGAAGCAGGGACTCAGCGATTGCGTCAGTCTTTGGCTAAAGATTTTTCCGAGGAAGAATTTTTTAAGGCTATTGAAGCCGCTTATAAGTGCGGATACCAGCATTTAAAATTATATTTTCTTATCGGTTTACCCACAGAGACACAAGCTGATTTACAGGGAATAATTGATTTTGCAAAGGAGGCATCGGAATTAAAAAGAAGAATAAATACCTCACCGGCCCAAATTAATATTAGTGTAAACCCGTTAATCCCTAAACCTCATACGCCTTTACAATGGTTAAAAATGGATTCAATTACCCAGATAAAAGAAAAACAAGATTATTTAAGGAGTCATTGTAAAAACAGGAGGCTTAAATTTAGTTTCCATAATTCACAAATGGGTTTTTTGGAAGGAGTCCTTTCTAGGGGGGATAGGAGGTTGAGTAAGGTTATTCTGGCAGCCTATAGAAAAGGGGCAAAATTTGATGCCTGGTCGAATTATTTTTTATTTTCTAAATGGCTGGAAGCATTCTCAGAAGAAGGGATTGACCCACAGGCATATCTTGATGACAAATCAGTTACAGAGCTTCTACCCTGGGATTTTATTGATACGGGGATAAGCAAGGAAAGTTTGTTGCTAGAATTCAATAAATCTATTGCCATATGATGAGTTAAGAGATATAATTATTTGAGAAAAAGCCGAATTTCCGAGATTTTCGATAAATTGCGGAGAAAATATGAATAAAAAAATGGATCGTTTTTCATTAGGTTCGCGCACTATAAAGCAAAAGCTGATAGTCGCTTTTCAGCTTATGTCTATTTTACCGCTTTTAGTTTGCGCATATCTAGTTTCAAATTATATTTTACCTAAATTTGGATTTAAGATTGATATCGTTGTTTCCCTTGTTATTAGTGCGTTTGTAGCGATAATCGGCCTCTTGGTAATTAAAGAAATTTTTGATCGTCTTTCAGCGGTAACCTCAGAAGCCAAGGTTATCGCTGCAGGGGATATAAGCCATAAATTGGACGTGCAGAGCGGTGATGAAGTCGGGGAGTTGAGTAATGTATTAAATCAGCTTACCAACCGTATCCGTGGCAATATGGATGAACTTAAAGCTTATAGCGAGAAAACCAGTGAAATAAATTTGGAGATCCAGAAAAAAATATTTATTCTATCAAATTTATTGCAGGTAAGTTCACTCATCTCTCAAGGAGAAAAGTTTGATGATATACTGAAAATTGCAGTTGAAAAATCCAGGCTTTTAGCCAATTCAGAAACTGCATTTTTACTCCTTAAAGAGGAAAATAATAAGGAATTTTTTTACGTAAAGGCCGTCGATGGTGCAGGGGTTGATTATTTGATGACGGTAAATGTGGGGGTAAAAGAGGATTTGTATAATAAGGTTTTTAATCAAAATAAGCTTCTGATTCTGGATAAGCAGAATCTTTTAGATAACGCGCTTGCCGCTGAATTTTTTGCTAAATTCCAGGTGAAAAATTGTTTGTCTATGCCCATATTCTTAAGGGGAAAGGTTAAGGGCGCGTTGGGAATTGTCAATAGCCGGGATAACTTTTTGTATTCTAAGGAGGATATTGAGCTCTTGGATATATTTTCAAAACAAATAGCTATTGCCATTGAAAATGATATATTAGCCCATCGTATCGAAAAAATGGAAACTAAGGATATCCTTACGGGGCTTTATAATCAGAATTTTATTACTAGTCGCCTACAGGAAGAAATCCGCAGGGCAATTGTCTACCAACGCCCTTGCGCGTTTGTTGTTTTTGATATTGATAATTTTAAAAGTTACCGTGAGAAATTTGGGCTAATTAGTGCGGAAGTGGCCTTAAAGAAGATTGCTGTTTTGGTAAACGCATCTATTACTGAAGTTGACCGAGCAGGTAGGACTGGCGATGATGAATTTTCTTTAATTCTACCTGAGAGAAATAAGCGTCAGGCCCATGAGGTAGCAGAAGAGATACGTAAAAAAATCCAGGTTACTTTTTCTTCAGACCAGGATAGCTCAAAAAGCATTACTTTAAGCGGTGGAGTTGCTGAGAATCCTCTTGATGGAGTTGCCGCCGAACAGCTGATTAATAAGGCCAGGGAGCTATTAAAAAAAGCCAAAGCAGATGGTAAAAACAAGGTAGTAGCTTTTTAAGTGGAGAGTTAAAAAGTGATAAGAAGAATTAATAATAAACAATTAGGGGAGCTTCTACTTGACCGGGGGATTATTAGCCAGCTTCAATTGGACCAGGCTTTAGGTGTTCAGCGGGATAAAGGTGGATTAATCGGTGAAATTTTAGTGGAATTAGGATTTGTTAAAGAGGATGATATTGCGCAGTCATTAACTGCCCAATACGGTTTTCCTTACCTTCCTTTAGGCAGTTATGATGTGAATGTGGATATTACCAGTATTATTCCTGGTAGAGTCGCCCGGCAATATTTGCTTGTGCCGATAGATAAAATCGGCAATAATTTAACCTTAGCCATGTCTAATCCCTTAAATGTCCAGGCTATTGAAGATGTGGAGTTACTCAGTGGGTGTAGTGTACAGACCTTTGTTTCTACTTCCTCCGATATTAAAAAAGCAATTGAGAAATATTATAAGGATATCGAATAATTAGATTATTTAAATATTGAAGCGTTGACAGCTGAATATTTATGTTATCCCTTAAAGAACGGCTCACCGAAATATTAATAAATAATAAACTTATTAGCGTTGATCAACTCAAACAGTCTCTTAGCGTTCAGGCTACTAAAGGAGGCAAGCTCAGCGATATTATCGTAGAGCTTAAGTTTGTTAAGGGGGGCGAGTTAATTACCGCTTTAAGCGAAGGTTTAGGTTTGCCTTTAATCGATTTAAAACGTTTCAAGATTGACCTGGATATCGTAAAAATAATCTCAGCTGATATTGCCCGCCATTATCAAATTATTCCCATATCTAAAATGGGAGATACCATTACTTTGGCAATGGCTGATCCGTTGAATATATTTGCTATTGACCATGTGCAGGCGCTCACCGGTTTTAAAATAAATCCTATAATTTCTTCGGCTCAGGATATCAACCAAGCTATTGAATTATCTTACCCGGATACTAGCAAAGGTATTATCGATGATTTAGTTAAGGAGATGACTGTCTCTTCTATTGAATTAATTAAAGAGGAAAGAGAGGTGCTCCCTAGTGGCCAGGAGTTGGGGCGTATTAGTCATGAGGCCCCGGTAATAAAGGTAGTGAATATGATTTTAGAGGAATCGATAAAAAAGAAAGCTTCTGATATTTTGATTGAGCCATTTGATAAAAAATTACGTATACGTTTTCGCATTGACGGGATCTTGCAGGAGCAAAAAACACCTCCCAGAAATATGCATGCTTCAATCGTATCCCGTATTAAAGTTATGTCTGAACTGGATATCGCTGAACACCGTATTCCCCAGGATGGGCGTTTTAAAATAAAGGTACTTAATCGCCAGATAGATTTTCGTGTTTCTATCCTACCGACTAGCTATGGGGAAAAAGTTGCTTTGCGTATACTGGACAAATCACAGGTAAATCTGGATATGAAAAAATTAGGTTTTAGTGATTATGCATTGGAAGTTTTGCATAAAGTATCCTTGCTTCCCCATGGCATGATCTTGGTTTGTGGCCCGACAGGAAGCGGCAAAACCACAACGCTTTATGCGGTATTAAAATCCGTAGACAGTCCGGATAAGAATATTGTTACCGTGGAAGATCCGGTTGAATTCCAACTGGAAGGTATAAACCAGGTGACTGCTAAGCCGGAAATCGGCCTTAGCTTTGCTGTAGCCCTGCGTTCGATTCTGCGCCAGGATCCCAATATTATTATGATCGGAGAGATACGTGATTATGAAACTGTAGATATTGCAATTAAAAGTGCTCTTACTGGCCACCTTGTTCTCTCTACTTTACACACCACTACAGCTGCGGGTGCTGTAGTGCGTTTAGTGAATATGGGAGTTGAACCATATTTAATTAACTCTTCTTTGGTTTGCGTTATGGCTCAGCGCCTGGTGCGTAAAATATGCTCTTATTGTAAGGAAATGTATATTCTTAAGGATGAGGTTGCTGAAAGCTTAAAATTAGATAAATCCAAAGTGGGTAAATTGCGATTATATAAAGGAAAGGGCTGCCAGCATTGTTTTAATACTGGATATTCTGGAAGAACTGTAATTGCTGAGGCTTTACAGATTAGTCCGAAGATCCGGGAGCTGATTTTGAATGGTTCACAGGAACAGTTTATTAAGCATCAGGCGCGCCTTGAGGGAATGAAAACTTTACGTGAGGATGGGATTATGGCTGCTTTAAATGGCCAAACTACAATTGAAGAAGTTTTACGTGTAACTTCACCGGACGAATAGCAATAAATGCATTCATTAAAAGAAAATATAATCGAAATACTTTTAAAGAGCCGCCACATAACTAAAGAGCAATTGGAACGTGCTTTAATCTTGCAGAAAGAGAAAGGGATGCCTTTAAGAAAGGTTTTGGTCGAAGAAGGAATCATTGCGGAAGAGCTCCTACTTTCTTTGTTTTCAGAACAGCTTTATTTGCCTACTTTACGTTTAGCAAGATTTAGGTTTGATACCGAAATCGTTAATTTAATTCCTGAGCAGATGGCCAAGCTTTATAATACCGTTGCTTTATCCAAAATCGGCAATACCCTTACTGTGGCCATGTCTGATCCGTTAAATATTTTTGCCTTAGATGATATAAGTAATTTTACCGGTAGCAACATTGATATCGTTTTGAGCCCTGAAGATGAGATTACCCGAGCTATTGACAGCCAATATCATAAAGAAGTTAGGGATATGCAGAATATCCTTGATGAATCAACATTGAGCCGCGCAGGAGACGCAGATAAGAGTTTAGAGCTACTTAAGACCGACACGATAGAATTATCTAATGCCCTCCAAGATAGCCAAAAGGCTCCGATTGTACAGTTAGTTGATATCATATTGGCTCAGGCCTTAAAGAGAAGGGCTTCGGATATACATATTGAACCTGAAGTCGATTGTTTACGTATTAGATACCGTGTAGATGGATCCCTTATTGATGTTTTAAAAGTTCCCAAGGTTAATCAAAATGCGATTTTAGCCAGGCTTAAAATTATTTCTAATTTGGATATTACCGAAAATCGTATTCCTCAGGATGGCAGGTTTAAGGTAAAAGCGGAGGGCAGAGAAATAGATTTTCGAGTCTCTAGCCTTCCTACAACTTTTGGCCAAAAGTTTGTTTTACGCGCTTTAGACAAGGGTAATTTATCCATCGGTTTAGATAAGTTAGGTTTTTCTGAGCAACCTGCAACTAATTTTAAGAAAGCAATAGCAAAACCCTTTGGAATGATGTTAGTTACCGGGCCTACTGGTTCAGGTAAATCCACTACGCTTTATTCTGTTTTGAATCAATTAAATACTCTGGACAGGAACATTGTTACTATCGAAGATCCAGTAGAATACCAGGTTGAAGGGATTACCCAGATGCAGGTTAAGCCGGATATTGGTTTAGATTTTGCTTCAGGGCTGCGTTCTATTTTACGGCAGAGCCCGGATGTAATTATGATCGGTGAAATTAGGGATGCCGAAACAGCCGACATTGCTATTAAAGCCGCCTTAACTGGGCAACTAGTGCTTTCTACTTTACACACCAATGATGCAATTTCAAGCATTACCCGTCTTATTGATATGGGAGTTGAACCATTTTTAGTAGCTTCTAGTATAATTATGTTATGTGCGCAGCGCTTGGCACGTAGAATTTGTCTTAAATGCCGCAAACCGATACAAATTCCTGAAGATTTTCTGAAGAAGATAGGCTTTAATGATAAGGCTATTTTTTATGAGGCCGGAGGTTGTAAATATTGCAATAATACA includes the following:
- a CDS encoding diguanylate cyclase, with translation MNKKMDRFSLGSRTIKQKLIVAFQLMSILPLLVCAYLVSNYILPKFGFKIDIVVSLVISAFVAIIGLLVIKEIFDRLSAVTSEAKVIAAGDISHKLDVQSGDEVGELSNVLNQLTNRIRGNMDELKAYSEKTSEINLEIQKKIFILSNLLQVSSLISQGEKFDDILKIAVEKSRLLANSETAFLLLKEENNKEFFYVKAVDGAGVDYLMTVNVGVKEDLYNKVFNQNKLLILDKQNLLDNALAAEFFAKFQVKNCLSMPIFLRGKVKGALGIVNSRDNFLYSKEDIELLDIFSKQIAIAIENDILAHRIEKMETKDILTGLYNQNFITSRLQEEIRRAIVYQRPCAFVVFDIDNFKSYREKFGLISAEVALKKIAVLVNASITEVDRAGRTGDDEFSLILPERNKRQAHEVAEEIRKKIQVTFSSDQDSSKSITLSGGVAENPLDGVAAEQLINKARELLKKAKADGKNKVVAF
- a CDS encoding ATPase, T2SS/T4P/T4SS family, coding for MLSLKERLTEILINNKLISVDQLKQSLSVQATKGGKLSDIIVELKFVKGGELITALSEGLGLPLIDLKRFKIDLDIVKIISADIARHYQIIPISKMGDTITLAMADPLNIFAIDHVQALTGFKINPIISSAQDINQAIELSYPDTSKGIIDDLVKEMTVSSIELIKEEREVLPSGQELGRISHEAPVIKVVNMILEESIKKKASDILIEPFDKKLRIRFRIDGILQEQKTPPRNMHASIVSRIKVMSELDIAEHRIPQDGRFKIKVLNRQIDFRVSILPTSYGEKVALRILDKSQVNLDMKKLGFSDYALEVLHKVSLLPHGMILVCGPTGSGKTTTLYAVLKSVDSPDKNIVTVEDPVEFQLEGINQVTAKPEIGLSFAVALRSILRQDPNIIMIGEIRDYETVDIAIKSALTGHLVLSTLHTTTAAGAVVRLVNMGVEPYLINSSLVCVMAQRLVRKICSYCKEMYILKDEVAESLKLDKSKVGKLRLYKGKGCQHCFNTGYSGRTVIAEALQISPKIRELILNGSQEQFIKHQARLEGMKTLREDGIMAALNGQTTIEEVLRVTSPDE
- a CDS encoding ATPase, T2SS/T4P/T4SS family, with the protein product MHSLKENIIEILLKSRHITKEQLERALILQKEKGMPLRKVLVEEGIIAEELLLSLFSEQLYLPTLRLARFRFDTEIVNLIPEQMAKLYNTVALSKIGNTLTVAMSDPLNIFALDDISNFTGSNIDIVLSPEDEITRAIDSQYHKEVRDMQNILDESTLSRAGDADKSLELLKTDTIELSNALQDSQKAPIVQLVDIILAQALKRRASDIHIEPEVDCLRIRYRVDGSLIDVLKVPKVNQNAILARLKIISNLDITENRIPQDGRFKVKAEGREIDFRVSSLPTTFGQKFVLRALDKGNLSIGLDKLGFSEQPATNFKKAIAKPFGMMLVTGPTGSGKSTTLYSVLNQLNTLDRNIVTIEDPVEYQVEGITQMQVKPDIGLDFASGLRSILRQSPDVIMIGEIRDAETADIAIKAALTGQLVLSTLHTNDAISSITRLIDMGVEPFLVASSIIMLCAQRLARRICLKCRKPIQIPEDFLKKIGFNDKAIFYEAGGCKYCNNTGFYGRIAVLETVLIDDTIREMIIRRKSIDEIKAYAVGKLGMKTLRDDAFLKVKEEQTTLDEAIRITTEE